The Oscarella lobularis chromosome 8, ooOscLobu1.1, whole genome shotgun sequence nucleotide sequence ACGTATGTAACCATTTCTTCGCCCGATTCATCACTAAAATAAACTTCTTTATAATTTCCGGCGAAGAGacgcctgaaaaaaaaaggtaGAGCTCGCGGGTGTTCTCGAGCGGGGGAGGGGGGCGATACTTATTGAGCGATAGATCCAAGGTAAAATTGCGTCCGAACGCGGCTACGCGCAGggaaatttcgtcgacgtgctgGCCCGAGAGCTAGACAAAAAGTCAATCTCTGCATTGCGCGCGGATTGGGCTCGCTTACGAGCTTCGTGAATCGTTTCGCCAGCTTTTGACCCGACTCGTCGAATagaatcgtcttctcgtGCAAATTTACGTCGACGGAAGGACCTAGCGAAGTCGATTGACACGGGAAAGCGATAGAGCAGCGTGCCGACCGCCTagaacgacgcgaagcgCGAGGAAGACGTAGAGAAGGTCTCGCATTCGTAGGAGTGGAGGCGTGGATCGGTcgtgcgacgacgtgcgGTTTCCCGTACGCGGATTATTTCATTATTTATGCGTGATCTGTCATTCTATAGAGACTGCTTACTTCAGGCGAATCGTttacagaaaacgaaagaacaaTGTCTAAAAATctgcaacaacaacaaagaTGATTTGATATAGACAGTAGACAATTAAAATAGAAGGCTTGCCTGCTGTTTTCACTGTTCGTTCTGATTTCTAAAGATCCTTTAATTTTCGTGTCCTGCTCTACTTTCTGAGGAACTTCGATATACATAACTGACTGCTGCCAGTGAGTCGGTCTGTAATGTACGTATACATCTAATAGAGGCTATGAGGACACTCTGCTTACTCGTCCCAAGGAGATGTAGAAAGAACGATTCCATCTGATCCCTCAAAGTCCGTTTTGAACCAGGCAGCAAATCCGTGCAGAGTCCCACTTCCCATGCAAGAGAAATCAAATCGACTCTAAACAATAAACTACTATAGGAAAAATGATTATTTTTATGTCTCGTCACTTTGACGTGTTCCAGATCTGATACCCTCGCATCAGCCATGTTAAATTCTACGACTTTGTGTTCACGAGCCAACAGTTGGACCGCATCCACAGTGACGACACGAACGTTGGCTACACAAACATAGTCCTCTCTTCCTTAATTAAGGAGCACATATGACTTACAGCAAACTGATTTCCAGGCAGACAGACTCAAAGCCGACATGTCAACACCATACTCCTTCTTTACTCCCAGCCAAAAATCAACTCTATAAAAATACCTAAGTACCTCTAAATCGTACCCACGTCACTCTTACTTTTCAAGCCAGTAGTCTGGATCACTAATAGGAGCAAGGAATATTTCTGCAGAAGATGGCAGCATCAAGCCACCCTGTTACATGCCAAACAGCTTGAAAACAAAATTATCATAGTAAGATACTCTGTATGTACAGGTTTCAGCCAGTGGTCTCTAGCCCAAAGCACGGATCTCCACATCCCTTCATACAGCAGAAAGTAACCCTACATATCAATGAAATAGTTATAGCACTATTTGCTATAGTCTAACCATCCACTCGCTCACAATCACGTCTACTTTCTCAGGCGGTACAAAATCCTACATGTGCTTCCTTATCTCTTGGAGCGCACAACTTCTTCTATCCTTACCTCAACCTTGTTGTGAACCACAGTCACATTTTTGTCAAGACCATTTACTTTTGTAACTTGTCTGGCGAATTCATAAGCGTCACTGGCTTCCACGGCGTAGACTACAAAGACCGTACGTActgacgtttctttgcagaCATTTTGCCACTCAGTACCTTTCTGAGCTCCGCTCTGAACACAAAAGCAGCTCAAAATACCTGGAGTACATCAAACTATTAAAGGTAGgaaggaataaataaaatagcgAATAAATATGTATAACAGGCACGTAGAgagtaaataaaaaagaaagcatgAAAGCAATACGTTAACCTGTTCCTGAACCAACGTCGGCCACTATGGCTCTTTGCATGGCCCTGGTTTTTTCAATGGCATCTCTGTGTGCATATGCAAGGTGGAACTTAATGGTTGCGAATTTCGTACTCATTTACCGATAGGCACTTGTTCGAATTTTGTCTCTAAGCATTTCTTCGTGTATGCTCAAGTCTGAGTAGGATCtgaggaagacgaaagtTGGTAAAGGAACGAACGCAAGGAAGACGAGAACCGAAAATAGAGCTCGTCGTTTGCATTTGAAGAATCTTGGGTCTGCGTATTTAGGCAGACCTGGTATCGCTCCTCcagttttcgtcgtttcgagtcCATCTAACAATCGACGCTAACGCGCACTACACTGTAGGTGGAGGACTCTCTTGTTTCACTTGACGCCTTAGAGGTGTTGCCACGGTACAGTCACGACTTGGAAGGAGTCATTTTGGAGTCATAACAACGTAAGACTAATTCAAAAAGCGTTGCAACGCGTTCCcgtatttttcttctgcaaatCGAAATTTCAGCCGGACTGACGTCGCTCTCTAGGAAAAAATGTCTCAAGTTAGCAAAGAGCAACTGCTGATATTTTCAGCAGCCTGGAATACTGTGAGTCTACAACGGGCTCTTAGCGCCTTTGCTATATTGGCcgacattcgtcaatgtgGAATTGATCTGGAATTGAATTTCGACAGCAGACGTTTCAATCATGAATCTGCTAGAAAATTTCACGCCTCTCTTGCTCTTCTTAAAAAACTCTATGCACATTTGTCTCACAGAAACGGGCAGAGGTCTAACCACTTTGCAGTCTTTTCATTAGCGGCCTCTGTTACTGATCCCGAAATCGTCAAGGCTATCAGCCTTCCAAAAAGTTAACCTATTTTAGTTATGCAAAGTAAATTGCCATATTTTCATATAGAATCTTCTGAGACAAATGAACTCAATCCCCTTCAGCTCTCACTTTTCAATCTGTTAAGTCTATGCGCAAATCCTTTTGGTTCGTGTGGCGCGCGTTTTTCTGTAAAATTTATTAAGACGTTATGTAGAACCGTTCTGTGCACCTCACGTTTTTGGCCAATCCAATCCATACGTTCTACTGAGCAGTCAGAACTCAACCTCTACCAATAAAGGTTTCTTCTCTCGCACAatctttattctttttaatttGTAATGCAGATCCTTGGTCCTTGACCGAATGTAACAATCTTTTCCACTTGTCCTCGTCTATATTACGCCACAACAAAAGCAATTTGAGCGTAGCAGTCGAACTGTTTTCTTCGCTGGTTGAAGTCATGGATAAAAAGAGTGTATTTCGTACTTCCGCAAGACTGTCTTATCCTCTTCGTAATGAATCTAACGTTGAGGAAATCAGAAAGCAGATAATACAATTTTCATCAGGTACATACTTGACTTCTCTTTAATTGTAcgttttttgactttttacAGGACTTGTAGCAAGATCAGAACATACCAACGGCCAAATCAATTCTTTGCAGCGCGTGACGACAGCAGGGTAAGGCTGAAAGCAAATTTATTCAAGAAACGGATTGTCTTTTCAAACAGAACTGACAGTCTTCCACCGGCGTCATTAGGTTGGGCGCTAATCTACCAAGCCAAAAGCTCGTTTTTACTTACGGGTTTGGTTTCTTTGCAGCTCACACCTACCAATATCAGCTTCACTTGTTTGCTTTTGAAGACGTAGATGAACATTGGAAAGAACTAGGGACTGCTCTTGGCTTTCTCAAGGCCGAACTAGATGCTATTGATAAAGATCTGTTTCATTTGAGCAATCGACACAAAGCCTGGACGATGTTGCAGAGATATTGTGATGAGCACGGGTCGAAAGATCTAGATAGTTTTAAAACCATTCTgcacgacgtcaaaatcagAACTAAATCCAAGAAAGATGAGATTCCTAAACCTAAAAGTAAACAATTACTTTTAGTATTGTTTTATCTTAAGTTTTTGGTACCTTAGTGGTTTCACGAAGTGTTATTGATGATCCTCGTTATGTTGGCCGAAAAGCAGAGTTAGTGAGCATAGAAGAGTTCTTCTGGGAAGGAAATCAAAGCACGGCTATTGTACAGCACCTTGCTCATCGAAAGATTCAGGTAAGCGCTCCAGTGCCTTTGTTAGCTTCTAGGAGAATTAGTTTGATCAGGTTATTTGCGGTATGGGAGGAGTCGGTAAAACGAGTCTGGCGTTTCGTTATGCAGTCCAATACAAATTGGCGTACAGAGACGGCATCTTCCATTTCAACGCTGAATCACGTTCTTCCCTGCACGTCTCTTTAGTTCAAAACGTAAGTAAGATCTATCGTATAGTAGTTAAGCTTACAGTGCTCTGTGGCAGGCGCCTTTATACAGCTTGCGTTCTAattgtttcattttttagctTAAAATGCTTGAAGTTCTatcaaacgaaaaatttcgtttcAAAAGAAGCTCCAACTTTTCCGAGCAGATGATCTATTTCACACGTTACTTACGAGAACATAGACGAGCTTTGCTCATATACGACAGCGCTGATCATCTCAACTGGGTCGAAGATGCAATCCCACCTTCATCCGTCGTATGCCATGTCATTGTTACAACACGAAAGAGTCCAGAGCATTTATTGGAAGCCGTTTTCAAGCAGCCAATCGACGACATCAAGGTCGTTAACATTATCAAGTTGCACCACCTTGAAGGAGAGAACGGCACGAAGGCATTGTTAGTTTGGGCAGGAAAAGATCCCGAATCGTATTTGACAATGAgtggagaaaatcgacgttgcgCTGACGCTATAGCATTGAAGCCTCCTGTTGAAGGACTGCCCATTGCTATAGCCCACGCTGGCACTTTTATTCGAACTCACAATATGAACTTTTTCACTTACTGGCAATTCTTGGTTGAGCGAGTTAGTGAATTGAAAGCAGCGGCTCTTGATCTCAACAAGTGCTTGCAATATTTCCGAATTTCTCATCTAAAAGAGCAGCTTTGGCAAGCAGGAGTGAGCGAACCAGACGATCTGAAATCTCTAaatatcgacgaattttcgtgCCGCCGAAACGATCGGGCTTTACTCGTCTCTGCCGTAAACAAACTCTGCAAAAGAGACATGGCTTACTTGACGTGGGAGTTGGATATAGATGAAGTGCAGAGAAAGTCTTCCGAAGGCTACATCGTTTTGTCTTGCTGTTCGGTCTTTTCGTCTCGGGACATTCCTCATGATCTCGTGGAGAGATCCTCGTTTTCTAACAGCGAAAAGTCTGTCAGTCAATACTACATGTCTCTGGGTCTGAGCGCTTTGAACAAATTCTCCCTCATTCAGTCGACTGTACAGAACGACGGACTAATACGATATAATGTTCATCATCTCGTTCAGCGTAGTATGATTGAACGATGCAtggaaaatgaagaagaattcAAAGCGTTGCTTCTATCGGTTGCCTCGTGCGTTTCTGAAATTCTACCTGACTTTGATGTCGTCGTTCAACACTTGGATCCCGATTCGTCTCTGCTTGCTGTCAGTTCTCACCTTTATTCAATTGCAAAGAGCATGCTTTTGTGCGGAATGTTGAGCGAGACGTATCCAGGTCTCATTGATTACGgttgcgtcgtcgctttggccTTTCAACATCTGCAAACTGCAAAGGAGCTGTGTAGCCTTCGTCTAGCAAACTTTAGAAAATTGGAGTCACAATTCAAAATCGCCgaaaaagaacaaagaaaCTTACGATGTACATTATATACCCGAATGTGAGTGTCTTCGTGTAAatctttcgctttttgctTACTCAGATTCATACGATCTCGGCGAAGCCTACAAAGATCATAAATGCTACGAAGAGGCAGAACGATACTACTCACAAGCTATACGAGGAAATCGTCCTCACGAGCTGCCTACTTCCGAGCTAGCTCAAAAGTGGTACGGTAAGTTCTATCGATAAATTATTCTCATAATCTTGTTGCCCAATGAAATACCTTTTCTGTTAGTTGCTGACAGAATAGCAATTTGTCGCCTTCGTCAGGGAGCTCACCAA carries:
- the LOC136190726 gene encoding protein arginine N-methyltransferase 6-like encodes the protein MDSKRRKLEERYQVCLNTQTQDSSNANDELYFRSYSDLSIHEEMLRDKIRTSAYRDAIEKTRAMQRAIVADVGSGTGILSCFCVQSGAQKVYAVEASDAYEFARQVTKVNGLDKNVTVVHNKVEDFVPPEKVDVIVSEWMGYFLLYEGMWRSVLWARDHWLKPGGLMLPSSAEIFLAPISDPDYWLEKVDFWLGVKKEYGVDMSALSLSAWKSVCSNVRVVTVDAVQLLAREHKVVEFNMADARVSDLEHVKSRFDFSCMGSGTLHGFAAWFKTDFEGSDGIVLSTSPWDEPTHWQQSVMYIEVPQKVEQDTKIKGSLEIRTNSENSRFLDIVLSFSVNDSPEVSSLYRMTDHA
- the LOC136190439 gene encoding uncharacterized protein, translating into MSQVSKEQLLIFSAAWNTVSLQRALSAFAILADIRQCGIDLELNFDSRRFNHESARKFHASLALLKKLYAHLSHRNGQRSNHFAVFSLAASVTDPEIVKAISLPKKSSETNELNPLQLSLFNLLSLCANPFEPFCAPHVFGQSNPYVLLSSQNSTSTNKDPWSLTECNNLFHLSSSILRHNKSNLSVAVELFSSLVEVMDKKSVFRTSARLSYPLRNESNVEEIRKQIIQFSSGLVARSEHTNGQINSLQRVTTAGTDSLPPASLAHTYQYQLHLFAFEDVDEHWKELGTALGFLKAELDAIDKDLFHLSNRHKAWTMLQRYCDEHGSKDLDSFKTILHDVKIRTKSKKDEIPKPKMVSRSVIDDPRYVGRKAELVSIEEFFWEGNQSTAIVQHLAHRKIQVICGMGGVGKTSLAFRYAVQYKLAYRDGIFHFNAESRSSLHVSLVQNLKMLEVLSNEKFRFKRSSNFSEQMIYFTRYLREHRRALLIYDSADHLNWVEDAIPPSSVVCHVIVTTRKSPEHLLEAVFKQPIDDIKVVNIIKLHHLEGENGTKALLVWAGKDPESYLTMSGENRRCADAIALKPPVEGLPIAIAHAGTFIRTHNMNFFTYWQFLVERVSELKAAALDLNKCLQYFRISHLKEQLWQAGVSEPDDLKSLNIDEFSCRRNDRALLVSAVNKLCKRDMAYLTWELDIDEVQRKSSEGYIVLSCCSVFSSRDIPHDLVERSSFSNSEKSVSQYYMSLGLSALNKFSLIQSTVQNDGLIRYNVHHLVQRSMIERCMENEEEFKALLLSVASCVSEILPDFDVVVQHLDPDSSLLAVSSHLYSIAKSMLLCGMLSETYPGLIDYGCVVALAFQHLQTAKELCSLRLANFRKLESQFKIAEKEQRNLRYSYDLGEAYKDHKCYEEAERYYSQAIRGNRPHELPTSELAQKWYVADRIAICRLRQGAHQEAEKLFLCVLNALLSTGSDLKHVSTVQNNLAAVYKTTGQLHQLHALLEKSLVVRRSAISLDALGLAQTLANLGLCLFELGNHSKAINCFQEALKIQRSSLPRDDMRIAKSLRHMGGCYAARGQHEQNKNLTKEAFEIAQASLDLDDPGFAYYLHDYGFALVKIGKFSDGIQLLKRSLALWKQQSPLPEFNRAIAKNLNFLGFALEETGRISEALQCYSECLELQKKIHHCKHPDLISTMNNIGLIYCNSGQVVKARPFLQDAFDICKRSLPRGHPQTCAAAQNLGYCFVSLGLCKKAQQIAKEMIEIFSSVSPANDAMVQCFQQLLVHAATSQFEI